The following proteins are encoded in a genomic region of Necator americanus strain Aroian chromosome II, whole genome shotgun sequence:
- a CDS encoding hypothetical protein (NECATOR_CHRII.G5728.T1), with the protein MSREGLGDDGGYEALGPGSAEATPKQPAKTPGATTLGQFALRPGDDVDLSSERGGPEDKGPKKSKEKAEREKRLEVPLKSIVLDIKPYKEPKFADNAENLSHSNTHPARVQLRINGVNGRAVCRYLCLAAYVIG; encoded by the exons ATGTCGCGCGAAGGACTCGGTGACGACGGCGGATACGAAGCGCTTGGACCGGGAAGCGCTGAAGCTACTCCTAAGCAGCCTGCGAAGACACCAGGAGCAACCACACTTGGACAGTTTGCGTTACG GCCTGGAGATGATGTTGATCTGAGCTCTGAGCGTGGTGGTCCAGAAG ACAAGGGACCAAAAAAGTCgaaagaaaaagctgaaagGGAGAAGAGATTGGAGGTACCGCTGAAGTCGATCGTTCTGGATATCAAGCCGTATAAGGAACCA AAATTTGCAGACAATGCTGAAAATTTGTCACACAGTAACACTCATCCTGCTCGTGTTCAGCTTCGTATTAATGGCGTTAACGGTCGTGCAGTTTGTCGATATCTTTGTTTGGCTGCCTATGTTATTGGGTGA
- a CDS encoding hypothetical protein (NECATOR_CHRII.G5728.T3) produces MSREGLGDDGGYEALGPGSAEATPKQPAKTPGATTLGQFALRPGDDVDLSSERGGPEDKGPKKSKEKAEREKRLEVPLKSIVLDIKPYKEPLRINGVNGRAVCRYLCLAAYVIG; encoded by the exons ATGTCGCGCGAAGGACTCGGTGACGACGGCGGATACGAAGCGCTTGGACCGGGAAGCGCTGAAGCTACTCCTAAGCAGCCTGCGAAGACACCAGGAGCAACCACACTTGGACAGTTTGCGTTACG GCCTGGAGATGATGTTGATCTGAGCTCTGAGCGTGGTGGTCCAGAAG ACAAGGGACCAAAAAAGTCgaaagaaaaagctgaaagGGAGAAGAGATTGGAGGTACCGCTGAAGTCGATCGTTCTGGATATCAAGCCGTATAAGGAACCA CTTCGTATTAATGGCGTTAACGGTCGTGCAGTTTGTCGATATCTTTGTTTGGCTGCCTATGTTATTGGGTGA
- a CDS encoding hypothetical protein (NECATOR_CHRII.G5728.T2) gives MSREGLGDDGGYEALGPGSAEATPKQPAKTPGATTLGQFALRPGDDVDLSSERGGPEDKGPKKSKEKAEREKRLEVPLKSIVLDIKPYKEPTMLKICHTVTLILLVFSFVLMALTVVQFVDIFVWLPMLLGEND, from the exons ATGTCGCGCGAAGGACTCGGTGACGACGGCGGATACGAAGCGCTTGGACCGGGAAGCGCTGAAGCTACTCCTAAGCAGCCTGCGAAGACACCAGGAGCAACCACACTTGGACAGTTTGCGTTACG GCCTGGAGATGATGTTGATCTGAGCTCTGAGCGTGGTGGTCCAGAAG ACAAGGGACCAAAAAAGTCgaaagaaaaagctgaaagGGAGAAGAGATTGGAGGTACCGCTGAAGTCGATCGTTCTGGATATCAAGCCGTATAAGGAACCA ACAATGCTGAAAATTTGTCACACAGTAACACTCATCCTGCTCGTGTTCAGCTTCGTATTAATGGCGTTAACGGTCGTGCAGTTTGTCGATATCTTTGTTTGGCTGCCTATGTTATTGGGTGAAAATGATTGA